The following coding sequences lie in one Miscanthus floridulus cultivar M001 chromosome 9, ASM1932011v1, whole genome shotgun sequence genomic window:
- the LOC136481310 gene encoding basic helix-loop-helix protein 004-like: MSGKEKKAALEEKLQLLRSVTKSNAANKTSILVDASKYIKELKDKVEEEAAAASWSQADTDSSSAFGSGSAMPATVSVSSVELDSNSCSSRRGFRINVSTERSRPGLLVSVLEALEDLGLDVLDADVSCADDTAFRFQALGGSGQQGKQQQQQGGSVDEQMVQQAVLQAISKCMDDDDE, encoded by the exons ATGTCAGGAAAGGAGAAGAAAGCAGCCTTAGAAGAGAAACTCCAGCTACTGCGCTCCGTCACAAAGTCAAATGCG GCAAACAAGACGTCAATCCTGGTAGACGCGTCGAAATACATCAAGGAGCTCAAGGACAAGGTTGAAGAAGAAGCAGCTGCAGCCTCATGGTCACAAGCTGACACTGACAGCAGTAGTGCTTTTGGTTCTGGAAGCGCCATGCCAGCAACG GTGAGCGTCTCGTCAGTGGAGCTTGATAGCAACAGTTGCAGCAGCAGGAGAGGGTTCCGGATCAACGTGTCAACGGAGAGGAGCCGACCTGGGCTGCTGGTGTCGGTTCTGGAGGCCTTGGAGGACCTCGGCCTCGACGTCCTGGACGCCGACGTCTCCTGCGCCGACGACACCGCCTTCCGCTTCCAAGCGCTTGGTGGATCAGGCCAGCagggcaagcagcagcagcagcaggggggAAGCGTGGATGAACAAATGGTTCAGCAAGCGGTGTTGCAGGCCATCAGCAAATGCATGGACGATGACGATGAGTAA
- the LOC136481309 gene encoding uncharacterized protein — protein sequence MASSSTHSFLMLFPLLLLLSTVVDSGSAPTPAPAATTEKYQKWCQVASDSQSCIKVIESIPGIQEVDYNNAGKVADLCMHFAANKTTEAKGAADTLLAAAKGKPSSCLKACATNIKSMAEVLVNLPTGQDDMNAYLTFKDVRAKFKDEKPPACEKDCWNKTSSSSADETSIVDKFHDIWNVAKVGNMQINYIFPWPDSDDDDNIL from the coding sequence ATGGCTTCTTCCTCTACTCATAGCTTCCTGATGCTTTTCCCCCTCCTACTGCTCCTCTCCACGGTCGTCGACTCCGGTAGCGCGCCAACCCCAGCCCCTGCAGCTACAACAGAAAAGTACCAGAAATGGTGCCAAGTAGCATCGGATTCTCAGTCGTGCATCAAGGTGATTGAGTCCATCCCTGGGATCCAGGAGGTTGATTACAATAACGCTGGCAAGGTCGCCGACTTGTGCATGCATTTTGCTGCCAATAAGACAACGGAGGCCAAGGGAGCTGCTGACACCTTGCTTGCTGCAGCAAAGGGCAAGCCTTCCAGTTGCCTCAAGGCCTGCGCCACCAACATCAAGTCAATGGCCGAGGTGTTGGTCAATCTCCCTACTGGGCAGGACGACATGAACGCCTATCTCACCTTTAAGGATGTCAGAGCCAAGTTCAAAGACGAGAAACCACCAGCCTGCGAGAAGGACTGCTGGAACAAGACGTCATCGTCTTCAGCTGACGAGACCAGCATCGTGGACAAGTTCCATGATATCTGGAATGTGGCCAAAGTTGGGAATATGCAGATTAATTATATCTTCCCTTGGCCAGACAGCGACGACGACGATAACATCCTTTAA